One genomic segment of Spirochaetota bacterium includes these proteins:
- a CDS encoding Hsp20/alpha crystallin family protein, translating into MKWGLARLSDADIALSTVFDDFFRMVPVDLVGGEVFPKLDVHEDDKAVHVKAEIPGLDEKDLDVTLKENTLTISGEKKEEKKEEDKNRNYHYCERSFGSFSRTIVLPEGIKADGVKANYRNGILDIELPKGEAAQPKKINVEVH; encoded by the coding sequence ATGAAATGGGGATTGGCTAGATTAAGCGATGCGGATATCGCCCTTTCAACGGTTTTTGATGATTTTTTCAGAATGGTACCGGTTGACTTGGTGGGAGGAGAAGTATTTCCGAAGCTTGATGTCCATGAAGACGACAAGGCGGTCCATGTAAAGGCTGAGATTCCCGGTCTGGATGAAAAGGACCTTGATGTTACCTTGAAGGAAAACACCCTGACGATTTCAGGCGAGAAAAAAGAAGAGAAGAAGGAAGAGGACAAGAATCGGAATTACCACTACTGCGAAAGGTCCTTCGGTTCCTTCTCGCGGACCATAGTCCTGCCCGAAGGCATCAAGGCCGACGGGGTAAAGGCGAATTACAGGAACGGCATCCTTGATATCGAACTCCCCAAGGGAGAAGCTGCACAGCCGAAAAAGATCAATGTGGAAGTGCATTGA